The nucleotide window AGAGCCTATTCGAGTCGATGCAATGGAAGTCCTTTCTATTAGGTTCGAGGACGAACCAAATTACGAGTTGCATTTATGGAATGAAACCGGAAGAGAACAAGAGATTTCTGTTGAGAATAACCAATTTACAGCCCCTGTGGAAAAGGGGATTTACGTTTATGAAGTGTTTGCAACATGGGAAAATGGGGAAAGATCTTTTGCTTTCGTGTTAGAGATACAATAAAAAGGCGTGCATTCTTAAAAAAGGAATGCGCGCCTTCTACGTTATTATTTCGTCGTTTTAATTTGTAATGCCATTGCTGCCCCGAAAAATTCGTAGTGAATTTTTTCTGCTGGTACACCGATTTCAACTAAGATTGAAATAACCGATTCCATGAACGGAGTTGGACCACAAACATAAACTTCTGTATCTTCGTCTAATAGATTTTCGATTAGCTCTTTCGTTACATAGCCGTCTGTTTCTGAGTAAACTGCTTTATAGCTACCACCTAGCTCAGCAACTTTCGCTTCAATCGCTTCCTTAAATGCTGCCACTTTTTCATTACGTGCTGCTTGGATAAATGAAGCTTTACGACCTTCCATTGTTTGGAGCATGCTTTGTAATGGCGTAACACCAACACCACCACTGATGAATAATACTGGGCTATCGTTTTGTACTAATGTAAATACACCAGCTGGGGCACTAACATCAACCTTTGACCCAAGTTCAGCTGCATGTAAGAAGTTTGACACAATCCCATTTGGATTCGCATCATCTTCACGCTTTACAGAAATACGGAAGTATTCATCAGTTCCTTCTGTAATTGTATATTGACGATTCATTAAAAATTGTTGACCAGGTACTTGTACACGGATGCTAATGTATTGACCGGCTGTAAATTCAGGAAGCTTTGAACCATCTTCAGGCTGTAAATAGAAAGAAGTTACGACATCGCTTTCTTGTACCTTCTTTGCAATCGTGAAATTTTTGAATGCGCGCCAGCCACCTTTATTTTCAGCTGCCTTGTATAAATCCTCTTCCACAGAAATGAAAATGTCCGCGATAACTCCGTATGCTTCACCCCATGCATTTAAAATTTCATCTGTTGCGGCTTCACCTAATACTTCTTTAATTGCTGCTAATAAATATTTCCCTACGATTGGATAGTGCTCAGGTAAAATGCCTAAACTTACGTGTTTGTGCGCAATTTGCACAACCGCTGGTACGATCGCTTCTAAATTTTCAATATGAACTGCTGCTGCGTATACTGTGTTCGCTAAAGCTGTTTGCTGACGGTCTTTCTTTTGATTTGTGTGGTTAAAGATATTTAATAATGTTGGATTGTCTTTAAAGAGATTTGAATAAAATGTTTTTGTAATGGCAACACCGTGCACCTCTAATACAGGTACTGTTGATTTAATAATGTCGATTGTTTGTTTTGCTAACATGTTAATACACGTCCTTTCTTTGATTTCAATATACGCCCATGTCTTTTTTAAAGCAATATCAAAAATACATCTTTAACAAAACAGACACAAAGTAATATCCAAAATACATCTTTAACAAATTCGTCACAAAGAAGTTTTTAAAATACATGTTTAAAAATAAGTAAGAGTAGTCGACCAAATGAGAGAAAGTGTTATACTAATAAATAGAAAGATGGTGAAAACGTGCGCTTAACCGTATATACTGATTATTCTTTACGTACGCTCATGTATTTAGGCGTACGAGGAACAGAAAATTTAACAACAATTCAAGAAATTGCTGATGCTTATCAAATTTCAAAAAACCATTTAATGAAAGTAACGTACGATTTAGGACAACATGGTTACATTGAAACAATTCGAGGACGCGGTGGCGGTATTCGCTTAGCAATGGACCCAAAAGATATTAATATAGGAGAAGTTGTTCGCAAAACGGAGGATGACTTTCACATAGTCGAATGCTTCAATCCTGAAAGTAATTTATGTAAAATATCTCCGGAATGTCAGCTGAAAAATGCTTTACATCAAGCATTGCAGGCATACTTGGCTGTATTAGACTCCTATACATTAGCGGATGTATTAGGCACAAAGGATGTATTAAGTGAATTATTCGGAATTAACCGATAAATTATACATGAACGTAAAGAGTTAGAGGGCTAGGTAAAGGGGTAAAGAGCTGGGAGCTATAGAGCAAAGAGGTAAAGGGCAAAAGATCCAAAGAGATAAACGGCAAAGAGTAGGCAGCAGCTATAGAGCAAAAGAGGTAAAGAGCTATAGAGCAAAAGAGATAAAGTGCTATAGAGCAAAGAGTAAAAGAGCCAACAAAGCTATTCAATGAAATTCCAGTTAAAGCTGTCTATATGGGTAGATGTTAAAAATTAACATTAATAGACAGAACAACTTCGTCTATTTGATTTGAAAGATGCAGTAAATAAAAGATTTACTACACCTAATCAAAAACTCTCCCTTTAAATGAATCCAAAAGCAAAATTCTCCGCATATATAATCTCTCTAAGTGTTCTGCATCAGTGATCTGAAGCGAATAATAATCATCACATAAATTATTAAAAAGCATTTAAACAAATGCTTTTATTTATGGACAAAAGTAGCCGGAAAAAGTACAAAAGTGGGAGAAAAAAGGACAATATAGTCTGGTAAAACAAAACATTTATTGATTTAAGACACCCATGTAACAGTGAGTGTCTTTCTGCTATAGTGCCATTTAATTGAATAAAATCTGTTAAGAAATGCTACCAAATCGACACTTTGAAATACCCAACAAAGATAATGGCTATTATTCATTTTAGTATACTGTAAAAATAATCATTAATTAAAAGATTCTCACCTAACCGTATACAAAGTAAGAATCTTAATTAGTGTAAGTCTAATACAATCGGATCAATTCGTTCTATTCCATCAAGACAAAAGATAGCATTTTGGATATGGTGAATTTTTTAGAATGTAACTTATAAAGAAAAAATACGACTAATATTTTGGAGGTGAAATGATTTGAAAAAAATACTATTAATCGGAATTTGCTCTATTTTTTTAGTTGCTTGTTCAAACAACAATGAAATTGTTGAAAACTCAAATGATGACCAGAAGGAAAACACACAAATTGTTAGTGATATGACCGAAATAACTGGAGAAATTGTTGAAATAGAAAATGGAAGATTTTTAGTGGAAAGCACAACTAAAAATTTACCAGATGGAAAACCATACACGATATGGTTTTCGACAAATGACATTGAACATTTACAAGTAGGTCAACTTGTTTCTGTTTGGACTAAGGCAATAGATGAAAGCTTACCAGCACAAGGAAGTGCAGTGAAAATTGAGATTAAAGAATAATGGGTTACAGAATATTGATTATTAGTCACTCATAAAAAAAGCGTATTCCTTTAATTTTGAATACGCTTTTTTTATGAAAAAAGTCAACAATTAAATTAAACAGAGCTTTTTTTTAAAGAGTGAATTGAGAAATATAAAAGGTATTTAAAAGGTTTCTCTTGAATTATTAAGTTAAGTAAGAAAAAGTAAAGAAGGAAGATAAATTATGGAGTATTCATTTGAAAATGTAAGAACTTCTGGAGCGTATGGAATATTTAATGGCTTTTTTGTTTTTCAAGTTGGCCCAACTGAAAATGGAGATAAACTTGGAGTAGTCCGATTAGGAGGGCATAGTGAAGAAGATGAAAGTCCTTTGGATACAGTGATTAGAGAGGTATTGGAAGAAGCTGGGATTAAGGTTAATCCAATAAATTCACCATTTACATATTATTTAGAGTGCCATAATCAAGCCAATAAGATATTTATGAATGAGAGTGAGGTAGTAAATCCAATTCTAATTAAAGGGAATAAAGAGGAATTATTTTCAGTTATGTATATAGCTTTGGCAGGAAATGAACCTCACCCATCATCTGAATCGAAAGGACTTTTATTATTGTCTCCAAAAGATGTTGAACTAATATGTAGTAGGAAAATTACATTAAATGAATTTTTGAAACAAAATGGATACGCTAAATTGAAAGATAATTTTAATAAGGATTTGGTATTAGAACCCTTCCCTCAATTGATATTTTTATCAAATCTCTTAAAACAAGAATCAAACTATATAGAGAAAGCTATTAAATCTTCAACAGTAGGAAACGATCAATCTTTTATATAAAAATTTGCACAGTATTTCACAAAAAAACAACACGTTTTGAACAAAATTTTTTAAAAACCAGTTCTTTTGATTTAACTTAAAATATGTGTCTGTGGGTTGTTTTTAATCAAACTTTACTCTAAAGCTACACAAACCACGCTCCAAAAATATCGGGGTAGTGTGCAGTTTATAAATCTTACAAAGTAACCGGTAAGGCAAACACAACTTATTATATCGCTATTAAAGAAAATGTTGGTGTTATACCTGATAAAATCACGGATCAAATTCAAAACCATGGTACACAAAACTTTATAGCTCCACCAATTTTTTATTTACCGTCTTCAGTAAACACAAGTGCAACTAATTAATCTTACTCTTAATTAACATTATATTATAAGCTACAACACTTAAATTTGCTCAAGTAAATCGTTTAGCAATCACTGTAGCATCAGCTGGTACAGTTGCACAGGTTAGATTTGAAGATAGGGCTGGCAATGTTTACTTCTTAGTAGCAAATGCTAATTTCATAAAATTAGCTAAAAACGGTATTTAAACATTAACAGTTGGTAAGGACGGTAAAGTACAATTCCTTGTAGTTGGTAACGTGCTGTTGGAGTTATTTATGCAGATAAAAATTTAACAGGGGAGGATGTCCCAATTTTGAATGGGTTCATTCATTCGCTTATGCTAATTGGTACTTTGATATTTAGCATCGGTTTATTTAAGTTATTTAGAACTTCAAAAGCTTAAATGTTTAAAACATACAGCGACAATTGAAAACGTCCCCAAACATAAACTGCACCCCAAAAATTAGATTTTTCACTCTAACTTTTGGGGTGCAGTCCCACGACGCTTTGGGAATGTTTATATTTTCAACTATCATAGTAATTCACTCAAACAGCAGCAACTATTTAAAATCACTCCTAAATGGTAAGGGGATATGTTATTTAGGAGGTGTCACGATGAGATTAAATATGATTTTAAGTTTTATATCTATTTATTTCTTACTAACTCTAAGTGCTTGTTCAAATAATGAAGTTAAATATGATGGAGAACCTTTGAAAATTGCTGTAATTGGTGATATTCCAGAATTAAATAACAAAAACATTCATTTTGAGACAATTTCACTAGATAAATTTAGCGAAGATGCAACACAGATTTCAACAAATTTTGATGCTGTTATGATAACACCAGTAATATTTGAAGAAGCATCTGATGATAGATTTGTTGATGTTTATAGTGATTCTGAAATGCCGATTATTTTTTTTGATTCACCAAAAAGGCATTTTCCATTCATAAGAGCAGGGGCTACCTATGAAACGGCTCGTTGGGAATCTTTAAATAATGGCTCTCACACGACAATTTATCTATCCGATATAGATGCAGATATAGAAGATGTTTGGTATTTCTATTTAAAAGATGAAAAAGAGTTAGATGACCTTTACAAAGAGATTTTTCAAATGGTTGAAACGTTATAAAGCTAAATTTTATTTAGTTAGGATTAGTATAAATATGCAAACCAAGCCTAAATAACGGTCCCAAATGAAAGTTAGGGAACACACCAAAAAGGGACGGATGTTGATTATATAAACGCTGTGCTTTTAGAAGGGTGAATTATAACCCTAAATAAAAGGAGGATTATAATGCTTGATATTATTGATTTAAATCATAGAAAAGATTTAATTGAAATCGTTGCACATTGGACATGGCAGGAATGGGGAACAGAAAATAACTATTTTTTTTTTAAAGATTTAGTTCAATACAGTTTAAATGAGAATAGTATATCTCAAACTTTCGTTGCTTTATTAGATGGAGAGCCTGTTGGGACAGTATCTTTAATTAAAAACGATTTGAAAAGTAGGCAGGACTTATCTCCATGGTTAGCTTCCCTCTATATTGTTGAGGAATTTAGACATCTTGGACTCGGTTTGAAGCTGCAAAATTTTGTTATAGATAGGGCTGAATTATTAGGCTATAAAGAATTATATTTATTTACTAAACTCTTTGGATATTATGAAAAAAACGAATGGATTTTCTTTGACGAAGGGCATTCTTACTTCGGTGATAAGGTGAGAATTTATAAAAAGGTTATTATTTAATTTTTTGGTGCAAAAGTTTAATATTTATCTTCAACAGTCGGGCGCGATTATCTAATAAGCATCTCTGTTCTTATTGAACTAACGGGGGCTTAGTTAAGTAGAGCAACGTCATTTAAGACGTTGCTCATTTTACATTTAAAAGTACTTTTGATAATACTCTTTTCGTATTTTACCGCTTAATTGAGCGTAGATCCTAGTTGTTTCACTTTTCTCATGTCCCATAAGACTTTGAATGACTTCAATAGGAGCGCCATTATTCAACAAGTGAGTTGCATAGCTGTGTCTAAGTTGGTGCGGATGAATCTCTTTATTAATTTCAGCACGATTGGAGATCCGCTTGATGATGTATCGCTTTTGGGCAACACTCATTTTATGTGGCTGCCTTGCTGTTACAAAAATGAAGGGTTATTGTCATTCCTACTTTCAATATACCGTTTAAGCCATATGTCGCAACGTGTATTAAAATAAATTCCCTCTCCTTATCACCTTTTCCTCTAACAATAGCGGATTGATCGGACCAATTAATATGGTTCTTTACTAACGTAACTATTTCTCCAATTCGACAACCAGTAGAAAACATAAATTCAAAAATCGCTCTTTCCATTGGGGAATGACAGGATTCACGAAGGTGTTCGATCTCCCGTTCGGTTAAATACTTGGGTATCCGCTTCCCTACCTTGGGTTCTTTAATTTTAGAAGTTGGATTCTTACTCAAGTAGCCTTCTTCATGAGACCAACGAAAAAACGATTTCATAAAGCGAATACGGTGTGCAAGACTGGCCGGTTTTAAATGCTTTCCGGATATAGCGAGATATTCCTTCAATTGATTTGTATCCAGCAATTCCATCTCTACATCTTTAAAATAACCAATTAGTAGCAAAGACTGTAACTGGTATGCCTTCAATGTTTACGGAGAAAAACCCTCTATTCGTTTATCAGCTTCAAACAAAGTCCATGCTTTTGACAGTAACAATTCTATTCCCCCTAATAAAGTGATATTAATGGAATTATTACCAATTTGATAGAATAATAGAAATGTGGAAAGTTTTTACTAACGAGGTTGTTTAGTTGAATAAAGTATTATAAAGTTTTGTAAAGGATTATAGGGGGAAATTATATGATAACAGAGGAACGGTTAGATAAATGGATAGAAAGGTACGAAGAAAATGGTTATTTGAACGGTTCAATTTTAATAGCTTCTAACGAAAATATACTTTTAAACAAAGGTTTTGGCATGGCAAATTGGGAGCATGCTGTACCAAATAAACCTACTACTAAATTTCGCATCGGTTCACTTACTAAGGCCTTTACATCTATGGGTATTTTTCAGTTACATGAAACAGGGAAATTATCAATTGATGATTGTATAGGTAAGTATATTCCTAACTATCCACAAGGCGAAAAAATTACAATTTATCATTGTCTAACAAATACTACAGGGATTCCAAATTACACGAGTTCACCTGAATTTTGGTCTAAAACTATGAGACTTCCGATGACTTTACATCACCTGATCGATTCATTTAAACAGCTTGAATTGAACTTCGAACCCGGTAAGAGATTTGAATATTCAAATTCCGGATATTCATTACTAACAGCGATTTTAGAAAATGTTTCAGGTATGTCATTTGCAGAGTACATACAAACAAAAATATGTCTTCCCTTAGGTATGAATAATACAGGCTGTGACGATGGAATTGAGATAGTTGCAGACTTAGCTTCAGGCTATTCATTCTGGGAAAAACCAATTCACTCAGCATACACAGATTTATCATTTCCTTTAGGAGCCTATGGTCTATATTCTACAACAGAGGATTTATTCCTTTGGGATCAGGCATTAAAATCATCACACCTCCTTACCAAAGAATTAATGGAGAAAATGTTTACTCCAAACCTTAGTTCATACGCTTCAGGCTGGATGGTATCTGAAATGTTAGGCAGAAAATGCATACACCATTTTGGAGATATTAGTGGTTTTTGTAGCAATTTTTTCAGATTTGTAGATGAACAAGTTACGATAATTTTTCTGAGCAATATGAGCATTACTCCTGTAACGCATTTAACTCAAGAAATGACTAAGGTAATTTTTGATGAACATGTATCACTACCTCTCCCTGCTCAACCAATTAACTTTATAAACAAGGAACTTATTGCGGGCAAGTATTTTATTGGAAATGATGAGAGTGAAATTTTAGACATCTCTATAAATAATGATGAACTATATTTGACAGTTCCTAAGATGTACGGAGCTTTGTATAAATTTAAACTTGTGCCAGTTTGTCACAATGCATCAAAAACAACTTTTTTAACTGAAATGGTTAATGAGCAACTCACATTCAATTATTCATTGTCAGGTGAAATAGTAGATGTAGTTTATAAGGATTTTAATGGAAAAAAATATATAGCTTCTAAATGTTATTCAAACTAACGGAGCAGGTTAGTTGAATAAGGGATTAATCTTTTCATGTTTTTAGAGGTACTTATTCTTATTAATAGAACTATTAATAAAAGAACTTTAAAAAAAGGTGTCATATTTGATAAATGTTAATGAAAATCAAATAATTATTAACTTTTCTGGTAGTTTGATATCGCTAGGACCCCTAAGAAGTGATTTAGTTTCTTACTACAATCGCTGGAATAATGATTTTCAAACTACTAAAACACTTGCTTCTACAAGACCTGTTATTTTGGAGGAAGAAGTTTCGGTTTTCGAACAAATAGCAAAATCAAGGGATTATATTTTTTTACAATTTTTGAGAAAGAAACATTACGATTCTTGATTATGCTTTTAACATTTCTGGACTACAAATGTTTTTTTGAAAGTATTTGAGTTTAATGAAAATGCAATACGAGCTTATAAAAAAGCAGGGTTTGTAGAATGTGGTCGTAGAAGACAATCACACTTTTTTGGAGGGCGTCTATGGGATGTTATCTATATGGAAGCATTAGCGACTGAATTTGGGGATTCTGCAATAAATAAGGCACTATCATTCGAGGTCAAAACTGAAGTATAATACAGAATTTTTTCTTCAACTAACGAAGCAGTTTAGTTTAAGAAGGAAGTTCGAATCTCCAAGCGGAAAATTTATAGATTACAAAGAAACTAAATGGAATAAATAACGAGGTGAATTTTGGTGATAGAAGAGATAAATAAATCAATAAAAGATTTAAGCATTAGCGACGCAAAGAACCTATTGTTAAGCATGATGTTTCGAATAAAAATGATGCAGGAATCAAAGAATTCACCAGAGGAAATTTTAGAACAATTAAATTCTATATACGATTTATTTTTCGAGGTTGTACAAAATAGAAATCATGTTGAGAGAGAGTATTCAACAGTTCATATTGTGTGCGGAGAATCTCCAGCCGGTTCTTTACGAGTAGGATTAGGGCGTGAGAATAAAATAATCGGATTTCCTGATTTCTTTGCTGTTGGTCCAATTTGGAAACTTCATCAAGAGGTTGGTCGTAAACACAGACATGAATGGTTGAAGGACCATCTCAATTATTCCGATGACTATTTTGAAGAAGAGTACGAAAATAGATTTTCAAAAACACTTGCAGAAATAGATCGGTTAAATGGAGAGGTCCCCATTGTTATATGGACTGCTGAAAATTCAAATGAACAAACTGGATTACGCTATCTTTTATACTTGCTAAAAGGAAAAAAAAATGAGGTTTTCGTGATCAATACTTCACTTGCTTTTCAGGAACTATTTAATACACTTGAATTTGGGTGTTTAGATATCCATACGGGAGAAGTAAATGGTGAACAATTAAACAAAATATATCAAGAAAAAATATCAGCACCATTATCTGATGAGGAAAGGTCAAGATTTGAAAGAGAATGGATTGTATTTTCAGAATCAAAAGGTTTGGTGAGGATTTGGGAAAATAACAAAATCAACACTGTCAATGAAGATTACTTTGATGATTTTATTGTGAATACTGCCCGAAATTTACATGCTATGCAAACTGAAAAATGCGATTTTATGAAATCAGCAAAGTTAATAGGGGAAGTATATGGACAGAACAATCAATTAGGTGATGCTTTTATAGAATATAGGGTGAGAAGTCTAATCTATAAAGGAGTTTTTGAAATAAAGGGAATTCCAAAAGCAATGAGGTATTATAGTGTGAAATTAAGGTGACTTTTTCCTTCTGTGAAGATATTTACATTTATATTCTCTTGAACAGGAGCAAATGCAAAAGAAACCCAGACGCACTTTAGATAAGATTGTGAAAATATGCACTTAAACTAACTGGTGCTTCAACTGAATACTCCTCTGAAATAGCAATTGAGTCGATGAACCAATGCCTTCCAATTTACCACTACATGAGTATACAAAAAGTCCACAAAGTAATTATATCTATGGTCAATCCTTAACAAAAATTAGTTAAGATTTTCAATCAACATGGTGGAAAACAAACAGCAGAGAATTTTTTAAGAAGATATTACACTCTTTATAAGTATAAAGTAAGCCCGTAATCAAATAACGCATATAAAGCGCTAGGCACCTCCGGTACGATAGACGTATCAATCAAAGGAGGTGCCATTCTTATGCCCGCAAACAAATTGACCATTGTTCCCGTCAAACTTGATCCTCTTCCAACTGAAGCTTCTTCGTTTCATTCTTCTCAATACAATGCTGCACCAGGTTGTGTGATTAAAACCGCTGTAGCTGAAATAGCTTTCTTCAATGGCGTAGATGAACGCATCATCCAAACTATTATGAAGGAGCTGAAAAATCGATGAAGCGTGATTTTACGAGCGTACAAAACATCTATATTATTTGCGGGAAGACCGATATGCGCAAAGGCATCGATGGTCTCGCAACGCTGGTTCAAGATTCTTTCGAATTAGATCCGTATAGCGATTCTATTTTTCTCTTTTCAGGATGGAGTAAGGACCGCTATAAATGTTTGTATTTTGATGGAGATGGCTTTGCCATGCTTTACAAACGATTGGATAATGGTAAGCTTCAATGGCCAAAAGATGAAAATGAGGTGCGAAGCCTTTCACAACAGGAACTGCGCTGGTTATTAGAAGGATTATCTTTACAACAGCCGAAGGCCATTGCGAAATCTGCAAAAGGTGTCTTTTAACTACATCATCAATAATGGTATAATTACCCATATATAAAATTGGACGGAATGTGGTGAACGATTTGATGCCTGTTAATCAAAAGCAAGAAGAACAAAACGAACGTATTATTCGATTACTTGAGCAACAACTAGCTCAGTCAAATCGACAAATAGAAGCCTTAACAGAGCAAGTTCGCCAATTAACAAAAGCGTTATATGGCTCTAAATCGGAGAAAGCCAAGTATCAAGCTCCTGATGGACAAGTCTCTTTATTTGAAGACGATCCGTCTTTTAATGAACCTGAGCAGACAGAAGAACAAAGCACCGATACGGTTAGTTATACGGTTACTCGTAAAAAGACAAATAAAAAACGAAATGATTCGTTTCGTGAGGATATTGAAATTGAAGAAATTCATCATCACCCAGCCAACTTAGCTTGTGAGTGTTGTCAGGGGGAAATGGTAGAATTCAGTTCTACGTTGATACGTGAAGAGGCGAAATTCATTCCAGCTTCCCTGAAGCGCGTGCAGCATTTTGAACATGTGTATGAGTGTAAATTGTGTAAAAACGATGCCCTACGAAAAGCTCAAATTAAACGTGGTAAAGCACCACAAGGTGCTATCCAAAGAAGCATTGCTGGCCCAACTGTTTTGGCCAAGCTTATCTACGATAAGTTTATTCAGTACTTGCCTCTTTACCGTCAGGTAAATGAATGGGAACGCCATGGCCTACATACAAACGATAAAAATCTTTCCAATTGGGTAATACGTGTGGCAGAAGATTGGCTTCAACCACTTTATGATTTGATGAAGCAGCTATTAACGGCAAAGTCTGTACTGCATATCGACGAAACCTATGCACAAATAATCAAGCGTTCTGATGGAAAGCCAGCTCAATCAAACGCTTTTAATTGGGTATGTCGCAGTGTACAAAGTGAAGGCCCCATTATCGTTTTATTTAAGAGTGCTCTTTCTCGAGGGCGAGCTATATTAGAAGATTTAATTAAGGGATTCAAAGGCACTGTCATCTGTGATGGGTATTCAGCTTATGGTCAATTACCGCACGTTCAATTCGCCAACTGTTGGGCGCATGTACGCCGTTATTGGCTAAAAGCCGATAGTAAGAATGGCCGAATAGGCGTGCAATATTGCGATCGGTTGTTTCATATCGAGCGTCAAATCAAACATCTTTCAGCGGAAGAGCGCGTGAAAGCTCGTCAACAAGAAGCAAAACCGATTGTCGATGAATTTTTCGATTGGATTGATCGTTCGCCTTTCTTCGGCAAAAATGCTATTGCGAAAGCAGCTGAATATACATTAAGCCGTTCATCTGAGTTAAAAGTTTTCCTTGAAAATGGGGACGTTGCTATTGATAATAATCCCGCTGAAAATGCGATTCGTCCAAATGTCATTGGTCGCAAAAACTGGCTTTTCTCTGTGAGTGAAGCAGGTGCGAAAGCGAATGCCATTTGTTTAAGTTTGGCCGAAACAGCCAAAGCAAACGGAATTGATTTTTATCAGTATCTGGTAAAGCTGATGACGGAATTACCTAATGTACCGTTTCATCAGCAACCAGAGATTTTACATAATTACATGCCTTGGTCGGAAAATATTCAAGCCACATGTGCAAAATAGCCAGCTATCTGAAAAAAATTTCAGATAGCTGGCCGATCGTCGTGCGTACCGTGAAGGTGCGCTATTTTTTTATATTTCGGGCTTACAGTATAAAGAAGTAGATACAGATGAATTTTTAAGGTTCATGAAATTTTATTTAGAATTAGAAGATGACTCCTTATTTGAGGGTTGGCTAGAACTAGGAAATACTGAAAATAAATAATTTATTATTCAACTAAGGTGCAGGTTGAATAAAAAGTAACAAGATACGAAGAATAAAGTGTAAACGTAAATCAGAGGTGAGTGTTGATGGTTAAGCATTACTTAGTCTCATTAGGAATTATATTAATTGTTCTTACTTCTATGCAAGTAGCAAAATCAGAAACTATACCAAAAGCGGAAGAAATGTATGTCACAACAGAGGACATAATTTCAGACATTATCTTCCCAACTATTGATAAAAGAGTTATCAAAGAGTATGGAGGAGAAAATCGCCTTACTTGGCAATGGAAAAGGATTGTTGGTATTACTTACAACGAGAATCATTCCTATGATGTTACTGTAAGAATTGAGATTCCTTCAAAAAAGCCTAACGGGAATGTTAAAGAAGATTTGGTTAAGGTACGAATATATCCGTCCTGTGATAGTGAGAAGCTT belongs to Solibacillus sp. FSL R7-0682 and includes:
- the hmpA gene encoding NO-inducible flavohemoprotein, giving the protein MLAKQTIDIIKSTVPVLEVHGVAITKTFYSNLFKDNPTLLNIFNHTNQKKDRQQTALANTVYAAAVHIENLEAIVPAVVQIAHKHVSLGILPEHYPIVGKYLLAAIKEVLGEAATDEILNAWGEAYGVIADIFISVEEDLYKAAENKGGWRAFKNFTIAKKVQESDVVTSFYLQPEDGSKLPEFTAGQYISIRVQVPGQQFLMNRQYTITEGTDEYFRISVKREDDANPNGIVSNFLHAAELGSKVDVSAPAGVFTLVQNDSPVLFISGGVGVTPLQSMLQTMEGRKASFIQAARNEKVAAFKEAIEAKVAELGGSYKAVYSETDGYVTKELIENLLDEDTEVYVCGPTPFMESVISILVEIGVPAEKIHYEFFGAAMALQIKTTK
- a CDS encoding RrF2 family transcriptional regulator, which encodes MRLTVYTDYSLRTLMYLGVRGTENLTTIQEIADAYQISKNHLMKVTYDLGQHGYIETIRGRGGGIRLAMDPKDINIGEVVRKTEDDFHIVECFNPESNLCKISPECQLKNALHQALQAYLAVLDSYTLADVLGTKDVLSELFGINR
- a CDS encoding DUF3221 domain-containing protein — its product is MKKILLIGICSIFLVACSNNNEIVENSNDDQKENTQIVSDMTEITGEIVEIENGRFLVESTTKNLPDGKPYTIWFSTNDIEHLQVGQLVSVWTKAIDESLPAQGSAVKIEIKE
- a CDS encoding NUDIX hydrolase, with the translated sequence MEYSFENVRTSGAYGIFNGFFVFQVGPTENGDKLGVVRLGGHSEEDESPLDTVIREVLEEAGIKVNPINSPFTYYLECHNQANKIFMNESEVVNPILIKGNKEELFSVMYIALAGNEPHPSSESKGLLLLSPKDVELICSRKITLNEFLKQNGYAKLKDNFNKDLVLEPFPQLIFLSNLLKQESNYIEKAIKSSTVGNDQSFI
- a CDS encoding amino acid oxidase; this translates as MRLNMILSFISIYFLLTLSACSNNEVKYDGEPLKIAVIGDIPELNNKNIHFETISLDKFSEDATQISTNFDAVMITPVIFEEASDDRFVDVYSDSEMPIIFFDSPKRHFPFIRAGATYETARWESLNNGSHTTIYLSDIDADIEDVWYFYLKDEKELDDLYKEIFQMVETL
- a CDS encoding GNAT family N-acetyltransferase, which translates into the protein MLDIIDLNHRKDLIEIVAHWTWQEWGTENNYFFFKDLVQYSLNENSISQTFVALLDGEPVGTVSLIKNDLKSRQDLSPWLASLYIVEEFRHLGLGLKLQNFVIDRAELLGYKELYLFTKLFGYYEKNEWIFFDEGHSYFGDKVRIYKKVII
- a CDS encoding serine hydrolase domain-containing protein, with product MITEERLDKWIERYEENGYLNGSILIASNENILLNKGFGMANWEHAVPNKPTTKFRIGSLTKAFTSMGIFQLHETGKLSIDDCIGKYIPNYPQGEKITIYHCLTNTTGIPNYTSSPEFWSKTMRLPMTLHHLIDSFKQLELNFEPGKRFEYSNSGYSLLTAILENVSGMSFAEYIQTKICLPLGMNNTGCDDGIEIVADLASGYSFWEKPIHSAYTDLSFPLGAYGLYSTTEDLFLWDQALKSSHLLTKELMEKMFTPNLSSYASGWMVSEMLGRKCIHHFGDISGFCSNFFRFVDEQVTIIFLSNMSITPVTHLTQEMTKVIFDEHVSLPLPAQPINFINKELIAGKYFIGNDESEILDISINNDELYLTVPKMYGALYKFKLVPVCHNASKTTFLTEMVNEQLTFNYSLSGEIVDVVYKDFNGKKYIASKCYSN
- a CDS encoding GNAT family N-acetyltransferase, giving the protein MKVFEFNENAIRAYKKAGFVECGRRRQSHFFGGRLWDVIYMEALATEFGDSAINKALSFEVKTEV
- a CDS encoding DUF1835 domain-containing protein gives rise to the protein MIEEINKSIKDLSISDAKNLLLSMMFRIKMMQESKNSPEEILEQLNSIYDLFFEVVQNRNHVEREYSTVHIVCGESPAGSLRVGLGRENKIIGFPDFFAVGPIWKLHQEVGRKHRHEWLKDHLNYSDDYFEEEYENRFSKTLAEIDRLNGEVPIVIWTAENSNEQTGLRYLLYLLKGKKNEVFVINTSLAFQELFNTLEFGCLDIHTGEVNGEQLNKIYQEKISAPLSDEERSRFEREWIVFSESKGLVRIWENNKINTVNEDYFDDFIVNTARNLHAMQTEKCDFMKSAKLIGEVYGQNNQLGDAFIEYRVRSLIYKGVFEIKGIPKAMRYYSVKLR